In the genome of Burkholderia diffusa, one region contains:
- a CDS encoding CfaE/CblD family pilus tip adhesin produces MLNMNICLTILRALDRLRFHLCFVVVAAAMALYSGGAFADDGWIAPSDKHEIVDVEFDRSSPPADKYIWNKEIAVSWTTDHAQDTWVCLSETDPATGACATRPTTEDIFGNTTIPILFTERRSKMTAILTIYAYRTPWMFHKSTCGDGWAPENTALNSKRWDYYCGGNKPFGVGITAWLPGSEMAKIPSGGVWEANLKLRLLSVTWKLLANHSASITLTVTDRNNIEVYLPAFGSATPLVNLNLRSQPIPGQAGGRIDGRATLDVCLYDGHNANSDAYQVTLSDTVQTSGRAPELFSVVRDGGNASNSRDRVDYAVALTYNGERLSMHNGETVRLQGVNRAEVRQVRLPNIQTPVLCTPTPLELTTPAFNQIDKVSGHYTGTLRLVFTTPSSSL; encoded by the coding sequence ATGCTGAACATGAACATCTGTCTCACCATTTTGCGGGCACTGGATCGACTCCGGTTCCATTTGTGCTTTGTCGTCGTGGCGGCGGCCATGGCCTTGTACAGCGGCGGCGCTTTCGCCGACGACGGGTGGATCGCCCCGAGCGACAAACACGAGATCGTTGACGTCGAGTTCGATCGTTCCTCGCCGCCCGCCGACAAATACATCTGGAACAAGGAGATTGCTGTTTCATGGACGACTGACCACGCGCAAGACACTTGGGTATGTCTGTCTGAAACTGATCCTGCCACTGGCGCATGCGCAACACGGCCAACCACCGAGGATATATTTGGAAACACCACAATCCCGATTCTCTTTACGGAAAGACGCAGTAAAATGACTGCAATCCTAACGATATATGCATACCGAACTCCGTGGATGTTCCACAAGTCGACTTGCGGAGACGGATGGGCTCCTGAAAATACGGCGCTCAATTCGAAGCGTTGGGACTACTACTGTGGTGGAAATAAACCATTCGGTGTGGGCATCACCGCATGGCTGCCGGGCAGCGAGATGGCGAAGATCCCGAGCGGTGGTGTTTGGGAGGCTAATCTGAAACTCCGCTTGCTTAGCGTGACCTGGAAACTGCTCGCCAACCATTCTGCATCAATCACCTTGACCGTCACTGACAGAAACAACATCGAAGTCTATCTGCCTGCATTCGGCAGTGCTACGCCGCTCGTCAATCTCAATCTGCGCAGCCAACCGATACCAGGACAAGCCGGTGGCCGCATCGACGGCCGCGCGACGCTCGATGTCTGTCTGTACGACGGGCACAACGCCAATAGCGACGCCTATCAAGTCACGCTTTCCGACACGGTACAAACGAGCGGCCGTGCACCGGAGCTTTTTTCAGTGGTTCGCGACGGCGGCAACGCGTCGAACAGCAGGGATCGCGTGGACTATGCGGTCGCGCTGACCTATAACGGCGAGCGATTGTCGATGCACAACGGCGAGACGGTCCGCCTTCAGGGTGTCAACCGGGCTGAAGTTCGCCAGGTGCGTCTGCCGAACATACAGACCCCGGTCCTTTGCACGCCCACACCGCTTGAACTCACGACCCCTGCGTTCAATCAGATCGACAAGGTGTCGGGGCATTACACGGGCACGCTGCGCCTCGTTTTCACGACGCCGTCTTCCAGTCTCTAG
- a CDS encoding TcfC E-set like domain-containing protein: protein MQPVSTTLATALSVVCAANAHANAADAQKVPPGFEDIARGQIEQLEIRLLDRSLGVFPVRVDPDEVRLEQPEAVLEAIETGDARASAERQAIIDALSVPMARNGHLACKTSPSANGCGYLDTQTAAVIFNDSEGALDLFLNKNWLPQPDVGGDLYRTQSADAENAFVHRQTINFTSGRAYRNLSVTGAGALGVMTNGFVGMNWTMFNAESQGQSNTRLSFDNLYYRYDLSRRYYGQIGRMDQRYLSSALGGNFGFTMLPLGSFDGVRVGTTQAYLNRNAAARGTPIVVLLPRDARIDAYRGSQLLGTFYLNSGINTLDSSAFPEGRYSVELRIYESDVLSRTEFQHFSKSGGDFADRSTQWFVQGGRQTGDDQGADDPTGPSKRFNVQTGVRVTLPFDLALTSGVAAVGGALYNETRVDWRHSFRHGTLDVSAAYFAGNDGSRGNTQQINFTNGVSWMVSRYQLRGTSCNGAQYSAARDIGCYDSLSATISFPVAGWQATTAYNFNRSLGRRLSYGWPSDAGLPVRPDGHERSGDNVSRALQVALSRTYKWGGAMVNMRVGAYYSRNSGNRPHDMGVLASVTLSAASQPPTSSGMTTFTSAGIDLRTVRSGDMQIGYNANRTWNWQNGTNRELALDLNGYRDETLSASVRGRIDGRYGNLSMTAGGSYSRMTGGINPSFNGTYASSLAIGSPGMFVGPDAGQGEPAAALAVTVDKRDDGQAAGAAELVVNGMRPVTLGFGSRVMMPIEGFSSTSAEVRDSAAREAAVTASVKSGGGVRHYFMMPGKIVSRDVGASVTYTYVGRLLGPNGVALSGARLLNAPAAAADDDGGFLIELGYRPDTLYAVTSDGVLSCPVKVRTRQDVVMLTGDIRCESIDQAALPEQLRKRSYAQRLLKIVPALHAHLSASDVSR from the coding sequence ATGCAGCCTGTTTCTACTACCCTCGCTACGGCACTGTCGGTGGTTTGCGCGGCAAACGCCCACGCCAACGCGGCGGACGCTCAGAAAGTGCCGCCCGGTTTCGAAGACATCGCGCGTGGTCAGATCGAGCAGCTTGAAATCCGCCTGCTCGACCGCTCGCTCGGTGTGTTCCCCGTCCGTGTCGATCCCGACGAGGTACGGCTCGAACAACCGGAGGCGGTACTCGAGGCGATCGAAACCGGCGATGCGCGGGCGAGTGCGGAGCGGCAAGCCATCATCGACGCGCTTTCCGTCCCGATGGCGCGCAACGGTCATCTCGCATGCAAGACGTCTCCGTCTGCGAACGGGTGCGGCTATCTCGACACGCAGACGGCAGCCGTCATCTTCAACGACAGCGAAGGCGCGCTCGATCTCTTTCTGAACAAGAATTGGCTGCCGCAACCCGATGTCGGCGGCGACCTGTATCGCACGCAGAGCGCCGACGCGGAGAATGCATTCGTTCATCGGCAGACGATCAATTTCACGAGCGGCCGCGCATACCGGAACCTGAGCGTCACGGGAGCCGGCGCGCTTGGCGTCATGACCAACGGGTTCGTTGGCATGAACTGGACGATGTTCAACGCGGAGAGCCAAGGTCAATCGAACACCCGCCTGTCTTTTGACAACCTCTATTACCGATACGACCTCAGCCGCCGATACTATGGCCAGATCGGCCGTATGGATCAGCGTTACCTGTCCAGTGCGCTAGGCGGCAACTTCGGCTTTACGATGCTGCCGCTCGGTTCGTTCGACGGTGTGCGCGTCGGCACGACGCAAGCCTATCTGAACCGGAATGCGGCCGCGCGCGGCACGCCGATCGTCGTGTTGCTGCCGCGCGATGCGCGTATCGACGCCTATCGCGGCAGTCAGCTGCTCGGAACGTTCTACCTGAACTCGGGAATCAACACGCTCGATTCCTCGGCGTTTCCGGAGGGCCGTTATTCGGTTGAGTTGAGAATCTACGAAAGCGATGTTCTCAGCCGCACCGAATTCCAGCATTTCAGCAAATCTGGCGGGGACTTCGCCGACCGCAGTACCCAATGGTTCGTGCAAGGTGGCCGTCAGACCGGAGACGATCAGGGCGCCGACGACCCAACCGGCCCGTCGAAGCGGTTCAATGTGCAGACCGGCGTGCGCGTCACGCTGCCGTTCGACCTCGCGCTCACGTCGGGCGTCGCTGCCGTCGGAGGCGCTCTATACAACGAGACTCGCGTCGACTGGCGACACAGCTTCCGTCACGGGACACTTGATGTGTCGGCGGCTTACTTCGCCGGTAACGATGGGTCGCGCGGCAATACGCAGCAGATCAACTTTACCAACGGCGTTTCGTGGATGGTTTCGCGGTATCAGCTGCGCGGCACGAGCTGCAACGGCGCGCAGTATTCGGCTGCACGCGATATCGGATGCTACGACTCGCTGAGCGCAACGATCAGCTTTCCCGTCGCCGGGTGGCAAGCCACGACGGCTTACAACTTCAACCGGTCGCTTGGACGTCGTCTGTCGTATGGATGGCCCTCTGATGCGGGTCTGCCTGTTCGTCCCGACGGCCATGAGAGATCAGGCGATAACGTGTCGCGCGCACTCCAGGTGGCGCTGTCGCGCACGTACAAGTGGGGCGGCGCCATGGTCAACATGCGGGTCGGCGCGTATTACAGCCGAAACAGCGGTAATCGCCCGCACGACATGGGAGTGCTTGCAAGCGTGACGCTGTCGGCGGCGAGCCAGCCGCCGACGTCGAGCGGCATGACCACGTTCACATCGGCGGGTATCGACCTGCGGACGGTCCGCTCGGGCGACATGCAGATCGGTTACAACGCAAACCGCACGTGGAACTGGCAGAACGGCACGAACCGGGAACTCGCGCTGGATCTGAACGGGTACCGCGACGAAACGCTTTCGGCGTCGGTGCGTGGGCGCATTGATGGACGCTATGGAAACCTGAGCATGACCGCGGGCGGATCGTATTCCCGCATGACGGGTGGAATCAATCCGTCGTTCAACGGAACCTATGCATCGTCGCTTGCGATCGGTTCGCCGGGCATGTTCGTCGGACCGGATGCGGGCCAGGGCGAGCCGGCGGCGGCGCTCGCGGTTACCGTCGACAAGCGCGACGATGGCCAGGCTGCAGGTGCCGCGGAACTGGTCGTCAACGGCATGCGGCCGGTCACGCTCGGCTTCGGCTCGCGCGTCATGATGCCGATCGAGGGTTTCAGTTCGACTTCGGCGGAAGTGCGGGACAGTGCCGCGCGCGAAGCCGCGGTCACCGCAAGCGTGAAAAGCGGGGGCGGGGTACGCCATTACTTCATGATGCCGGGCAAGATCGTCAGCCGCGACGTCGGCGCGAGCGTGACGTATACGTATGTCGGCCGGCTGCTTGGGCCGAACGGTGTCGCATTGTCCGGCGCGCGCTTATTGAACGCGCCCGCCGCAGCCGCGGACGACGACGGCGGCTTTCTGATCGAGCTAGGTTACCGGCCCGATACGCTTTACGCGGTGACGTCCGACGGCGTATTGAGTTGCCCGGTAAAGGTGCGTACGCGCCAGGACGTCGTCATGCTGACCGGCGACATCCGGTGCGAGTCGATCGACCAGGCGGCGCTTCCCGAGCAGTTGCGCAAGCGATCTTACGCGCAGCGCCTGTTGAAGATCGTGCCGGCCCTGCACGCGCATTTGAGCGCATCGGACGTATCGCGATGA
- a CDS encoding response regulator transcription factor: MKIRVILSDDHPTVLSGVRHELSRAPTIEIVGTAARTDELVALLARTVCDVLITDYAMPGGDFVDGLPMLHYMRRTWPDMKIIVLTTIDNPAMLQEMAKSGVEGVLSKLDDVDHLIAAAHAVYAGATYYSPSVQARTAAPAVASPPTQPLTPREAEVIRLYVSGLSISEIATQLNRAKQTVSAQKIRAMKKLGIERDADLFQYAYETGLAASGTKGNG, from the coding sequence ATGAAGATCCGCGTGATCCTGTCGGACGATCACCCTACCGTGCTATCGGGTGTGCGCCACGAACTGAGCCGTGCGCCGACGATCGAGATCGTCGGAACGGCGGCACGCACGGACGAACTGGTCGCGCTGCTGGCACGCACGGTCTGCGACGTACTGATCACCGACTATGCGATGCCGGGCGGCGACTTCGTCGATGGACTACCGATGCTGCATTACATGCGTCGCACGTGGCCCGACATGAAGATCATCGTGCTGACAACGATCGACAATCCGGCGATGCTGCAGGAAATGGCGAAAAGCGGTGTGGAGGGCGTACTCAGCAAGCTGGACGATGTCGATCATCTGATCGCGGCCGCGCATGCGGTGTACGCAGGTGCGACGTACTATTCGCCGAGCGTGCAGGCGAGGACTGCTGCGCCGGCGGTGGCGTCTCCCCCGACACAACCTCTGACGCCACGCGAAGCGGAGGTGATCCGGCTCTATGTGTCAGGCCTGTCGATCAGCGAAATCGCCACGCAATTGAATCGTGCAAAGCAGACGGTCAGCGCGCAAAAGATCCGGGCGATGAAGAAGCTGGGTATCGAACGCGACGCGGACCTGTTCCAGTACGCCTACGAAACCGGCCTCGCCGCGTCCGGCACGAAGGGCAACGGCTGA
- a CDS encoding response regulator transcription factor, whose amino-acid sequence MIANTTFNVLIADDHPLVLTGIEAALRSLRSLRIVGAANNSTEIVELLSQKSCDLLITDFTMPDGKFNDGLTMLTYIRSHHPDLPIVVFTAFDGIALTDKLMKIGVKGIVSKADDIGHLISAIYAARSGSEYMSPGVSRPKRSVRGSRGKNDLTKNELEVLRLYVSGMSITEIAARLHRTKQTISAQKIKAMHKLGVERDADLYQIVYESGLGTPSIFDV is encoded by the coding sequence ATGATTGCAAATACCACGTTCAACGTGCTGATCGCGGACGACCACCCGTTGGTGCTGACCGGCATCGAAGCGGCGCTGCGCAGCCTGCGCTCGTTGCGGATCGTCGGTGCCGCGAATAATTCGACCGAGATCGTCGAACTGCTGTCTCAGAAGTCATGCGACTTGCTGATTACCGATTTCACGATGCCGGACGGCAAGTTCAACGACGGACTCACCATGCTCACTTACATCCGGTCGCATCATCCGGATCTGCCGATCGTCGTGTTCACCGCGTTCGACGGCATCGCGCTGACCGATAAGCTAATGAAGATCGGCGTCAAGGGGATCGTCAGCAAGGCAGACGATATCGGGCACCTGATCTCGGCGATCTACGCCGCGCGCTCCGGTTCGGAGTATATGTCGCCGGGCGTAAGCCGCCCGAAACGCAGCGTGCGCGGCAGCCGCGGGAAAAACGATCTGACCAAGAACGAGCTTGAAGTGCTGCGGCTTTACGTGTCGGGCATGTCGATAACCGAAATCGCCGCGCGACTTCATCGCACGAAACAGACGATCAGTGCGCAGAAGATCAAGGCAATGCACAAGCTTGGCGTCGAACGCGACGCGGATCTCTATCAGATCGTGTACGAATCGGGGCTCGGGACGCCGAGCATCTTCGACGTATGA
- a CDS encoding DJ-1/PfpI family protein produces the protein MISRKLKIAMVCYPNMTLLDLLGPETVFSRFADIHLVWKTLEPLSTDTNVSINPNCTFADCPDDLDIVFVPGGPGSIAIMSDTEVLSFIREKSRDSRFVTSVCTGSLILAAAGLLKGARATTHWSVRDELAMMGAIVVNERVVVDGNRITGGGITSGIDFGLEVVALVIGEDAARATTLFLEYDPKPPFASGTPELAGEKVVRMLSPEISQVKKGIAEAIAKVNRLGLGRVDC, from the coding sequence ATGATATCGAGAAAGCTGAAGATCGCCATGGTGTGTTATCCGAACATGACGCTCCTGGATTTGCTCGGACCCGAGACGGTATTCAGCAGATTCGCGGATATCCATCTCGTCTGGAAGACACTCGAACCTTTATCTACGGACACGAACGTGTCGATCAATCCGAACTGCACGTTCGCCGATTGCCCGGACGATCTCGATATCGTGTTCGTGCCGGGCGGCCCAGGTTCGATCGCGATCATGTCGGATACCGAAGTGTTGTCCTTTATTCGAGAAAAGAGCCGCGACAGCCGATTCGTCACTTCAGTCTGCACCGGATCGCTGATTCTGGCGGCGGCGGGATTGCTGAAGGGCGCGAGGGCAACGACTCACTGGTCGGTGCGTGACGAATTGGCGATGATGGGGGCAATCGTGGTGAACGAACGAGTCGTCGTTGACGGCAACCGGATCACGGGAGGCGGGATCACGTCCGGTATCGATTTCGGACTGGAGGTCGTCGCGCTGGTCATTGGTGAAGATGCCGCCAGGGCCACCACGCTGTTTCTTGAATACGACCCGAAGCCTCCGTTCGCGAGCGGTACGCCAGAATTGGCCGGCGAAAAGGTCGTCCGAATGCTGTCACCCGAGATTTCGCAGGTCAAGAAGGGGATTGCCGAAGCGATAGCGAAGGTAAATCGCCTCGGATTGGGTAGGGTCGATTGTTGA
- a CDS encoding hybrid sensor histidine kinase/response regulator gives MPFLRQTLDELRRYHRLLMVGGRWAAVLVMTFALVFEATYLVQTHIADEAQTFAIAHRLVRGRINANEHSFLNGVVRAELSWDDERAAPHALIEQFRANGNLLRWKPFASERLEVLIAGAPHAAPADATLERAFAFATQVGRANVATSRVLGRSITQVFFNADRSVVAIMPSSDVAHPERLATVEGRADFTRELTDGTEKLAFDAPSELLGTAPKAYWVPRLYALPTGRKVLQLASPVMSAGKVEAVLVSEIDPDDLLWPIAGGTHDGMFAILSDSGEIVATASQRAPGRAELDFVSNWRRGHRLDAGSVTAYRTGGRFVLAQPLGDSGFSLVYTYSWRDVAAAIQARALAAAAIALTGLAVIWLLLYQLNRRVFLPMYARSEQVFESERLSRTVIETVPVGIGLVSTGSGELLYGGSSLLALSDLLDGGMPRLLGELSKRYARLQSAHGGESDEVFQEDVALPTRDGGEIALQARFARGRYLGEDVLVTAFVDMTASKQLQQRLRDAKRAADQANAAKSTFLATMSHEIRTPLNAILGNLELLAHSSLNPLQRDRLRTIRASSNGLLAIIQDVLDFSKIEAGEMQFEYIPFNVADVMTRALVMFAPVAQAKGVALYGTFGSSIDQRMRGDPARLAQVVHNLLSNAIKFTADGKVTLTIGYDVPLDGPQTGAMLVVSVADTGIGIGDAQREHLFKAFAQADSSISRRFGGTGLGLALCQRLTAGMGGTIGFDGEACAGSCFTVRVPLDRVDPARAHVVPDARIFAGQRVTLLAAADEWHACAVPLMTSWGMEVEAAHHPDEIAETSGRLLVIYGDRSGWSAQSENRHVEDCAAVVNCSVDGPLQPMRVGRVLTVSCHAPAGLRAALDHVLNGKSLASPAASRSNGDAAASDSDAQPARRLGLHVLVAEDNEVNQRLLQEQLSMLDCSVRIVADGVEALQMLSDQSFDVVLTDLNMPRMDGYVLARIMRERWPRTPIVAVTADATVDEHRRCTELGIRAVLSKPLSLGGLARILTQIADRADTAGAQQGDADDGDAPLGDRAIPPAVVDAFRRSCAKSLDALRKALTCGDAAAMLAELHSLKGALGVFQQRELGLRCVRLEQQIRTDGLVGAGDALQVLADALARLLEPRNGK, from the coding sequence ATGCCATTTCTTCGACAGACACTGGACGAATTGCGGCGCTATCACCGACTTCTGATGGTCGGCGGACGCTGGGCCGCGGTGCTCGTCATGACATTCGCGCTCGTTTTCGAGGCGACCTACCTCGTCCAGACGCACATCGCGGACGAGGCGCAGACGTTTGCGATCGCGCATCGGCTTGTTCGAGGCCGCATCAACGCGAATGAGCATTCCTTCCTCAACGGGGTAGTGCGGGCCGAGCTGTCGTGGGACGACGAGCGGGCGGCGCCGCACGCTCTCATCGAGCAATTCCGCGCGAATGGCAATTTGCTGCGCTGGAAGCCATTCGCGTCCGAGCGGCTCGAAGTATTGATCGCCGGTGCGCCGCACGCGGCGCCGGCCGATGCAACGCTTGAGCGTGCATTCGCGTTTGCGACACAGGTGGGGCGCGCGAACGTCGCGACGTCGAGAGTGCTCGGGCGATCGATCACACAGGTTTTTTTCAATGCGGACCGCAGTGTCGTCGCGATCATGCCGTCGTCGGATGTCGCTCACCCCGAGCGGCTTGCCACGGTCGAGGGCCGCGCCGACTTCACGCGCGAACTGACGGACGGCACGGAGAAGCTTGCATTCGACGCGCCGAGCGAACTCCTCGGCACGGCGCCGAAAGCCTACTGGGTACCACGGCTCTATGCACTGCCGACCGGCCGCAAGGTGCTTCAGCTTGCATCGCCGGTCATGTCCGCGGGCAAGGTCGAAGCGGTGCTCGTCAGCGAGATCGATCCGGACGACCTGCTTTGGCCGATTGCTGGCGGTACGCATGACGGAATGTTTGCCATCCTGAGCGATTCCGGCGAAATCGTCGCTACGGCGTCGCAGCGTGCGCCGGGCCGCGCGGAGCTGGATTTCGTTTCGAACTGGCGTCGCGGGCATCGTCTCGATGCCGGCAGCGTGACGGCATACCGGACCGGTGGCCGGTTCGTGCTCGCACAGCCGCTCGGCGACAGCGGCTTTTCGCTCGTCTACACGTACTCGTGGCGTGATGTCGCGGCAGCGATCCAGGCCAGGGCGCTGGCGGCTGCCGCGATCGCGCTGACCGGGCTTGCCGTGATCTGGCTGCTGCTCTATCAGTTGAATCGGCGTGTCTTTCTGCCGATGTACGCGCGCTCCGAGCAGGTGTTCGAAAGCGAGCGCCTGAGCCGCACGGTGATCGAGACGGTGCCGGTCGGCATCGGCCTCGTGTCGACCGGCAGCGGCGAACTGCTGTACGGCGGCTCGTCGCTGCTGGCGCTGAGCGATCTGCTCGACGGCGGAATGCCGCGCTTGCTGGGTGAGTTGTCGAAGCGGTACGCGCGCCTGCAGTCGGCGCATGGCGGTGAGTCCGATGAAGTGTTCCAGGAGGACGTCGCGCTACCCACGCGCGATGGCGGCGAGATCGCGCTGCAGGCCCGTTTCGCGAGAGGCCGGTATCTCGGCGAGGACGTGCTCGTTACCGCGTTTGTCGACATGACCGCAAGCAAGCAACTGCAGCAGCGGCTGCGCGACGCGAAGCGCGCGGCCGACCAGGCGAACGCCGCGAAATCCACGTTCCTCGCGACGATGAGCCATGAGATCCGTACGCCGCTCAACGCGATCCTCGGCAATCTCGAGCTGCTTGCCCATTCGTCGCTGAATCCGCTGCAGCGCGACCGCCTGCGGACGATCCGCGCATCGTCGAACGGCCTGCTCGCGATCATTCAGGACGTACTCGACTTCTCGAAGATCGAGGCCGGCGAAATGCAGTTCGAGTACATTCCATTCAACGTCGCCGACGTGATGACGCGTGCGCTCGTGATGTTCGCGCCGGTCGCGCAAGCGAAGGGTGTCGCGCTATACGGCACGTTCGGCTCGTCGATCGATCAACGAATGCGCGGCGATCCGGCACGCCTTGCGCAGGTCGTGCACAACCTGCTGTCCAATGCGATCAAGTTCACGGCCGACGGGAAGGTGACGTTGACCATCGGATATGACGTGCCGCTCGACGGGCCGCAAACGGGCGCGATGCTCGTCGTGAGCGTCGCGGACACAGGCATCGGGATAGGCGACGCGCAGCGCGAGCACTTGTTCAAGGCATTCGCGCAGGCCGATTCGTCGATTTCGCGGCGCTTTGGCGGCACGGGCCTTGGTCTCGCGCTGTGCCAGCGGCTGACTGCCGGGATGGGTGGAACGATCGGATTCGACGGTGAAGCGTGCGCAGGCAGCTGCTTCACCGTGCGCGTTCCGCTCGATCGTGTCGATCCGGCGCGGGCGCACGTCGTGCCCGATGCGCGGATCTTTGCCGGCCAGCGCGTGACGTTGCTGGCCGCGGCCGACGAATGGCATGCGTGCGCCGTGCCGCTGATGACGTCATGGGGTATGGAAGTCGAAGCGGCGCATCATCCGGATGAAATCGCGGAAACGAGTGGGCGCCTGCTGGTGATCTACGGCGATCGCAGCGGCTGGTCGGCGCAGAGCGAGAACCGGCACGTCGAGGACTGCGCCGCGGTCGTCAACTGCAGCGTCGATGGCCCGCTCCAGCCGATGCGCGTCGGTCGCGTGCTGACCGTGTCGTGCCATGCACCGGCCGGATTGCGCGCGGCGCTCGACCACGTGCTGAACGGTAAATCGCTGGCGTCGCCGGCGGCATCGCGGTCGAATGGCGACGCGGCCGCCTCCGACTCCGACGCGCAGCCTGCACGGCGTCTGGGGCTGCACGTGCTGGTTGCCGAGGACAACGAGGTCAATCAGCGTTTGCTCCAGGAGCAACTGTCGATGCTCGACTGCTCGGTTCGAATCGTAGCGGATGGCGTAGAGGCGTTGCAGATGTTGTCGGACCAAAGCTTCGACGTCGTGCTGACCGACCTGAACATGCCGCGCATGGACGGATACGTGCTTGCGAGGATCATGCGCGAGCGCTGGCCGCGCACGCCGATCGTTGCGGTTACCGCGGACGCAACCGTCGACGAGCATCGGCGCTGCACGGAACTCGGCATTCGCGCGGTCCTGTCGAAGCCGCTTTCGCTGGGCGGACTGGCACGCATCCTGACGCAGATCGCCGACCGGGCCGACACTGCCGGCGCGCAACAGGGCGACGCGGATGACGGCGATGCGCCACTAGGCGATCGCGCGATCCCGCC